GTCCAGATGCCGATTTGGGTATTAAACCCGAAGCCTATATTCGCAGCATTGGTGGTGAGATGCAGTTTCGTCGCAGGCATAGCACTAGCCCGGTGCGATCGCTCTTGGCATTTGAGCAAAGTCCAGAGCCGGAGGACTGGCAGCAGTTGATGAGTCGCTACATGGTGCGGCGAACCCGCAGTTTTATCAAAAATACCTATGCCAGACAGGATGGGGAACGATACTATCTGGAATTTGCCGATGGACGGCGATCCTATTTTCCGATCCGTCGTCCTCAGACGGTTCGATTCATCATTGGAGAACCCCAGAGCGATCCCTATGCTCGGTTATATGCTGATCGCGTGGTGGATATCATCAACGCTCTAAATTTGCCCCGCTATGGGTTGGGGTTATACATTGCGCCCCTACCCAGTCCGATTGCTAGTGCTGAGGAAGAGCAATTGTTAGCCAATCTTTCCCATGCGGGGCAGCGGTTAATGGGCTTTTGCCGCACCAATTTGTTTAAGCGATTAGAGAGTAGCGGTGCCGCATTTCTTCAGTCGTTGGAACGACATATTCTGCGGAATTATGTGTATCTCCATGCGATCACCCACGATCTTCCTCTGCCGATTGGCACCCAAGACGCCGCATTGCTGGACGAGGTAGGAAACGATGAAGACGAAGATTCGCTCCTAAGTCAGGATTGGGAAAGTTCTGAAGAGGCAACTGAGGCTGTGGATGAAGAAGACATTGACCCGCAGCAGGATGCTACGCCAGAAGGGCGTACCAATGAACAAATGGCTCAACGGGCAGCGGAGATTTATCGCTTATACCGAGATCAATACCCGCGTCGATTTAAGTGGATTCGTGCCAATCTGTTTCGTCCAGAGTTGCAGCAGCATCTTCAACAAGATGCCACCGCTTTGATTGGAATTTTGCAGCTAGCAGGGAAATGGAACCCCGCTTTGGATGCCAAGTTAGGAGCGCTGGTGGCGTTATTACAACAGCAACATCCTACGGATAAGGTATTGATTTTCACTCAGTTTGCCGATACGGCTCGGTATCTGGCAAGAGCGCTCGAAGACCAAGGCATTCAGCAGGTGGGCTTGGCAACGGGACAATCGGCTGACCCGACGGCTCTGGCTTGGCGGTTTAGTCCGGTCAGTAATGAGAAAACGATCCCAGAGTCTGAACAGTTACGGGTGTTGGTGGCGACGGATGTGTTGAGTGAGGGACAAAACCTGCAAGATTGCGCCATTATTGTCAATTACGATTTGCCCTGGGCGATTATTCGCCTGATTCAGCGGGCGGGGCGGGTAGACCGAATTGGGCAGCAAGCAGAAGAGATTCTATGCTATTCATTCTTACCAGCGGAGGGAGTGGAGCGGTTGATCAATCTGCGGGGACGGTTGCGCGATCGCCTCCAGCAAAATCAAGAGGTCGTGGGCACCGATGAAGCCTTTTTTGAGGACGAACAAGCGCGGGAGATGCTGCTCAATCTTTACAATGAGCGATCCGGGGTGCTCGACGAAGCCGATGAAGGCGAGGTGGATTTAACCTCGGAAGCGTTGCAGATTTGGCAAAGTGCGATCGATGCCAACCCTGCGCTCAAAGGCATCATTGAAAAACTACCCGATGTGGTCTATTCCACTCGTGAGCATGAACCAACGGGAGCAGATCCAGAGGGCGTGCTGTTGTACCTCCGCACGGATGGAGGCACGGATGCTTTGGCATGGGTAGACAAAGATGGCAACAGCGTCACGCAGTCACAAATGCGCATTTTACGCATGGCACGATGCAGTATTGATACCCCGTCCTTGCCGCGGCATCCCCAGCACCATAAGTTGGTGACACGCGGAGCAGAACGGATCGCGGAGCAAACCAAGACGGTGACGGGAACCTTGGGCCATAAGCGGAGCGCAGCGGCACGGATCTACGATCGCCTAATGGCCTACACGCAACGCATCCGCGAAACCGCCCCCCTGTTAGCGAGAGGCACAGATTGGGAAAATCTGGAAAAGGCAATTGAGGAGATAAACCAAAATCCCATGAAGCAAAATGCGATCGCCCGTCTAAATCGGGAACTAAAAGCAGGCATTAGCGATGAGCAGTTAGCAAAACTGGTTACATTTCTGCGAGAGCATGATGCCCTGTGTGTGATCAACACAGAGGAACGGCGAGACGGAATGCAGATTATCTGTTCGATGGGGTTATTTAGAGGCTAGATTAGGAGCAAGTAGGACAGAGGAGGACACGATGCCATCCAATCTCTATGAAACCGATTTTTACGCTTGGACGTTAGAACAGTCGAATCTGCTCAAGGAGGGGGATTTTAAGCATCTCGATATTACCAATTTGGTGGAGGAAATTGAGTCTTTGGGAAAACAACAGCGTCAGGAACTTAGAAATCGACTCGGTGTTTTGATTGGGCACCTGTTGAAGTGGGACTATCAACCCGAAAAGCGTAGTAAAAGCTGGCGAGTAAGCATTCGTGAGCAGCGGCGAGAAATTTTGCAACTCCTGAAGGAAAACCCTAGCCTCAAGCCCTATCTATCACAGGCGATCGCCGATGCCTATGAAGCTGGCAAGGATTTAGTGGTGAAGGAAACTCCTTTGGATTATGGAAATTTGCCTGAGAGTTGCCCCTACACATTTGAACAACTGTTTGACCCGAATTTTCCCACGGATTTGAACCCTGCTTGAGCCAACCTAAAATGCAACTGAATCGCCAACGTGCCCAAAAGTATCTCCAGAAGTTTGATTTGGCATCTCTGTTTATTGAAGAATTGGGCTGGGATACGGTCGATCGCATCGTGTTGCCCTTCGAGATTGATGGTCACTTTTTCGAGGTGGTATCCATTGCCCAAAAGCGTGGCTTCATTGTCTACCAGTGCCTCACCCCAGAGATTCCGGCTCGTCCGCTTCGGATGAAGCTCGATTGCCAACTGACCGACTACAGCAAATCCCACCTGTTGGTATTGGGCGATGAGGGGAAGACACAGCAGGAGTGGTTGTGGCTCAAACCAGAACTTGGCAAAAGCCCCAAGGTGCGATCGCACTCTTACAAGGTGGGTCAGAATTCAGAGCCGCTGTTGCAAAAGCTGGAAGCGTTGATTGTTGATATCCAAGAAGAAGCGAGTTTAACCCATGTGGATGTGGCGCAGAAGGTGAAGCAGGGGTTTGATGTTGAACGGGTTACGAAGCAGTTTTTCCAGGATTTTGAAGGGTTACATCAGCGGTTTTGTTTGGAAATTGAGGGGATTGATTCGGAGAGCGATCGCCGGTGGTATGCTTCGGTTTTGCTCAACCGGTTAATGTTTGTCTATTTCCTACAGCGTCGCTATTTCCTGGATAACGGGGATGCCTCGTATTTACAAAATAAACTCAAAGCCTGTCAACAGGAAGGTCGAAACTTTTATCAGTTTCTCCAGGATCTATTCTTTGTTGGTTTTGCTGAGCCGGAATACCTGCGTGATCCAGTAATTCAGCAGCGTATAGGCAAGATTTGTTATCTCAATGGCGGCTTATTCCTCCGCCACACGATCGAGCAAAAGTATCCGCAAATTCAGATTAGCGATCGCGCCTTTTCCCAAGTATTCGACCTATTTTCCCGTTATTCCTGGCATTTAGACGATCGCCCCGATAAAGACCCCTTGGAAATCAACCCCGATGTGTTGGGCTATATCTTCGAGAAGTATATCAACCAAAAAGAATTTGGTGCCTACTACACCCGCCCAGAAATTACAGAATACTTGTGCGATCGCACGATCAACAAACTGATTTTAGATCGCCTTACTCCCCTCTCCCCCCTTGGGAGAGGGGCTGGGGGTGAGGGTGTTTCCTCCGTGCTCTCCCCCCCGGAGAAAGGGGCTGGCAGAGAGGGACTGCTACCCCTGCTCGCAACCCTAGATATGAATCAGTGCGATCGCCTACTCAACGAGATTTTACCGAACCTAACCCTGCTCGACCCCGCCTGTGGTTCGGGAGCATTCTTGATCGCGGCAATGAAAACATTGATTCAAATTTATCAAAGGGTTGTTGACCGGGTCAAATCATTCCCAGAAAGCTCTGCGTCAGAAAACATCCAAAAATGGCTCAAAGAAGCCGCTAAACATTCCTCTCCGGAGTACTACATCAAAAAACGCATCATCACCGACAACCTGTATGGCGTAGACATCATGGAAGAAGCCACCGAAATTGCCAAATTGCGGCTATTTTTGGCATTGGTCTCCTCCGCCAAGCGGGTTGAAGATTTGGAACCTCTGCCCAATATTGATTTTAATATCATGGCGGGCAATTCGTTAATTGGCTTGATTCGAGTCGATGCCGAAGGATTCGATCGCCTGTCTACCCCCCCCTCGCAAAAAGGGAGAGGGGCTGGGAGTGAGGTCATATTTCAGGGCAATTTGCTCCAAACCCTCGCTGCTTCTGCTTATCAGCAAATCCTACAAGACAAAAACCGAACGATTGCCCTCTACAAAAAACACGCCTTCCAGAACAACAATGAGGAACTGCCTCAAGAAACGCGGTTATTGCAACTGCGAGACCACATTGATAAACTCAATCGGGAATCCCAAAGCAAGTTAAATCAGTTGCTGTTGGATGAATTTAGCACGAAGTTGGGAATTAGGTATGAGCAAGCTCAACTAACGGGAAAACCCCAAAAACGACCGCTGACCCTTGCCGATATTGATATTCTGGAACCCTTTCACTGGGGCTATCACTTCGATACTGTGTTTGCCCGGGGTGGCTTTGATGCCATTATTACCAATCCCCCGTGGGAAGTTTTCCAAACCGATGAGAAAGAATTTTTCCAAAAATATAACAGTTTAATCCGCAAGAAAAAACTTGATATCAAATCTTGGGAGAAACAGCGTGATCAACTTTTAAAAGATGAAGAAATAGCTAAGGCGTGGTTGAGCTACTGTAGCCAGTTTCCTCATGTTAGTCAGTATTTCAAGAAAGCAGACCAGTATACCAATCAGCGTTCAGAAGTAGATGGTAGGAGTGTCGCCAGGAAAATAAACTTATATTCCTTGTTTGTAGAACAGTGCTATAACCTTCTGAGAGAAGGCGGAGAATGTGGAATTGTTATTCCCAGCGGAATTTACACAGACTTAGGTACAAAACAACTGCGCGAAATGCTCTTTTCCCAGACCCAAATCACGGGTTTATTCTGCTTTGAAAATCGTAAGACTATTTTTGAAGGAGTCCATCGGAGTTTTAAGTTTGTCATCCTTTCTTTTGCAAAAGGCGGGCAAACCCAAGCTTTTCCGGTGCGCTTTATGCGTCATGAGGTGGCAGAACTTGGCGAGTTTCCAGCACCTGACGATATTTACTTAGATGTACCCTTCATCCGCAAGCTCTCGCCGGACTCGCTCTCCATCATGGAGTTTAAGGAATCCATTGATATTGCCATTGCCCAAAAGATGCTGCAATTTCCCTTGTTGGGTGAAGCAATTGAGGGAACATGGAATCTAAAACTACGCCAAGAGTTTAATATGACAAGTGACAGTTATCTATTCAAAACGGAGCCTGCCCCGGGGCGCTTGCCGCTCTACGAAGGCAAGATGATTCATCAGTTTACCCATCGGTTTGCCCCACCCCGCTACTGGATCGATGAAAAAGAAGGGCGCAAGGCGCTGTTAGGAAGGAATGGAGTGGATAATGGGCAAAAGCTTGATTATAAAGACTATCGTGTAGTTCATCGAAGGATTGCCCGAAATACTGATACTCGGACTTTAATCGCTACCGTTTTGCCTCCTAATCATTTTTGTGCAGACACAGCACAATCGGTTAGAAATTTATTACCTTATAATGTCACTCTTTATTTGACAGCAATTCTAAATTCGTTTGCGCTGGATTCGGAAATTCGTAGAAAGGTAACAACACACTGTGATATGCATTTTATGTATTCTCTGCATATCCCTCGACTTCAGGAGGGCGATCGGTGGTTTGATGCCATTGTGGAACGCGCTGCCAAACTCATCTGCACCACGCCAGAATTTGATGACTTGTGGCAAGAGGTTTTCCCTCATCCCCTAACCCCTTCTCCCAAGGGGGGAGAAGGGGAACCGGACAGCTCTTTTGCCCCCCTCTCCCGTTCTGGGAGAGGGGCCGGGGGTGAGGGCGGCAGGGGGGTGACCGATGAAACCGAGCGGGCAAAACTCCGTGCCGAACTGGATGGCATCATTGCCCACCTCTATGGCTTAACCGAAACCGAATTTGAGCATATTCTCAGCACCTTTCCCCTTGTTCCCGATGCCACCAAACAAGCGGCTCTTAAGGCCTATCGTGATGTCGAAAGGGGGCTAATCTCTTGACTACTATTGCTACACCGCTGAAAACCTCAACGACCTCATCAACCACAACATCAAATACCGCATGGGCAGAGACAACGGAGGTGATGACTGATGTATACCATATATAACGTTGATTCATCCGCGAAACGGTACTTGCACCGATCAAATCTTCGCTGCTATTTCGGCCACGATACCTGCGCCGTTCCAATATACTTTTCGCGAGGTTATGCTAATTGAGCAAAAGGACGGCGGGGCTTGGAGCATAATTTCGCGGGTTGGCAAATCACAAAGCGACGAACAAAGCGATTCACCCAAGTCTCCGGTCGTCCGCGAATTTTAATCAAGTTTTTTTGGCGGCGACTGGGTGATCGCCCGCGTTAGCCCTCAGCGCCCTGGTTCTGTCAGCTTATCGGTGAGGAGACGATGGCTGCTCTGCAGGGCTTGCGCCAACGCCCCCCAATTGCGAAGGCTCGGTTCTTCGAGATCTGGGTCAAGCCGAATACTCCCAGCAACTTTCGGATCAGCCGCAGAGGCTGAGTAGCGACAGACTTCGGTCAGTGTGCAACGTCCCAAACGGTAGCCGGGGGGGCGATCGCCCAAAGATGTCGGTACTGTGAAATGAGGGCGATCGCCGAAAGGTGTCGGTGCTGGGAAATGAAGGGCGATCGCCCAAAGATGTCGGTACTGTGAAATGAGGGCGATCGCCGAAAGGTGTCGGTGCTGGGAAATGAAGGGCGATCGCTCAGTGCATGGTCGTCTCCTCTCCTTTGCTGTTCCGTCTCCCTATAACTGCGTTGGTGCGGACGGAACAGAGGTTATCGGTGAGAGTTCAAGCTTGTCTGCCGCCGCACAACTTTGCCGTTAGCCCTCAGCGCCCTGGTTCTGTCAGCTTCCGGTGGGGTCGGCGATTCGCCCCCCAATTGCAGAGGCTCGGTTCTTCGAGATCTGGGTCAAGCCGCATACTCTCAGCCGCTTTCGGGTCAGCCGCAGAGGTTGAGTAGCGACAGACTTGGGTCATTAGACCTCCTGCATGAATCAGGAAGCGTGTGCCAGTTCGTAGTTGAGCAACCCTGCAATCAAGTTCAAGCGCAAGCCAAAGCGTCGTCTCCAGTTGCGATAGGGAAAAATCACAGCTTGATGGACGACTGTAGTAGAGAGGATTGCTCAGCGCAAGCAAAATTTTGCTACGGAGTGTGAAGGGCGATGCTTCTTGGGAAATAGAATGCGATCGCCCCTATCCCTTTTCTTATCCAGGTAAAGCCCGTTATCGAATGCTGATGGTCAGGCTATATTCGCCGGAGGCATTGGCCTGTTCTTCGGGCACAATCCGCACGCGCACGTAGTAGTCGCCGCTGGCAGGCAGCACGCCCGACCAGTTGCCGCTGCCCGTATAGAGCGTGCGGCTATTGGGCTGCATCACGATGACTTGCAGAAACGGCGAGGTGCCTGTGATGCTGGTGGACATGGTTTGTCCGGCGCGGGCGTTGAGGATGTAGTCGCGCACTTGGCTGCCCTGCACGCGACCGCCGACGGTGGCCGCCGATGAACCGGGGGCGAAGGAAACCCGCTGCGGCTCGAAGGAGGACGGCGGTGCGGAAGAATCGGGGCGAACCAGATCACCGCGCACCCAGCCCCGCGCACCGGTTCGAGGGAATAGCACCTGATACCAGAGGCGGCCGTCAGAACTGGAGTTGACGGAGGTGATGATTTCGACGCGATCGCCCGGAAGTCCGTAATGCCGGATGGGGGCCGTGGTCGAGGGCAAATCGCGCACGTTGATGCGGCTGCCGGGGCTGGCGGTCAGCGTGGCCATTTCTGCCAGAGCCGCCAACGGAGCGAGGGCTATGAATGCCAGCGTCAGGGCAGTCGAGGTCAAAAACTTCGCAATACCGTTCGCAATACCGGGGGTGAGTGAAAGCTTCATTCAGTCAAACCTCAAAAAAGCGTGGAAATAACAAAATTGGTGGAGCCAAGACAGGACTTATGCGGATCAAACCTGCAAACATGGAGTCTGCAATTTTGGCTCAGGAAACCCGGTTAAATCTTTAAATCCAAAAATCCAAGTGATTTAGCTACATCTGGGTGATTTACGTTGATCTGCACATCAAAGAGATACCCAAAGTATTCAGGTTTTTACACGAAATCCACGACAAAATCTGACCCTTTTCACCGATTTTCTAGGGCGATCGCCCCCTTGTAAAGTTCAGACCGCAAGCATTTCCAGAATATGCAGAAAGTCTTCAGGACAAAGATTAAGAAAAAACGACGACTTTTGCAGGATGGCTAGAACTGGCGCGTCCAGTCCTGAAACCAGCGCTCGACGACGACCTTGGTCTGGGTGAAAAACTCGACCGCGTGCTTGCCCTGGCCGTGCAAATCGCCAAAGAAGCTCTCCTTCCAGCCGCTGAAGGGGAAAAAGGCCATCGGTGCGGCCACGCCGATATTGATGCCAATGTTGCCCGCTTCGGCTTCATGGCGAAACTTGCGGGCGGCCGCGCCGCTGCTGGTGAACAGGCACGCCATGTTGCCCCAGTGGCCGCTGTTAACCAGGGCGATCGCCTCCTCGATCGTGTCTACATGCAGTAGCCCCAGCACCGGGCCAAAAATCTCCGTCTGGGCGATGCGGCTGTCGGGGCGCACGTCTTGCAGCAGCGTCGGGCGGACGAAACTGCCGGATTCGTAGCCAGAAATTTTGGGATTGCGCCCGTCGATCAGCGGCGTTGCGCCTTCGTCGATGCCCTGCTGGATCAGGTCAGAAATGCGATCGCGGCTTTGTAGATTAATCACCGGGCCCATCTGCACGCCCTGATCTAGCCCGAAGCCCACCACGCGAGACTTGGCCGCTTCTGCCATTGCCTCGGTGAAGGGTTCCCGCGCCCGCCCCACCGTCACCATCAGCGACGCGGCTAGGCAGCGCTGTCCGGCACAGCCAAAGGCGCTGTCTGCGGCGATCCGAATGGTGGAATCTAGGTCGGCATCCGGCAGCACGATGATCGGGTTCTTTGCGCCACCCTGACACTGCACCCGCTTGCCGTTCGCCGCCGCCCGACTGTAGACGTATTTCGCCACGGGCGACGAGCCAACGAAGCTAATGCCGCGAATCGCGGGATGGTCCAAAATCGCATCGACGGCTTCTTTTGCGCCATTGACCAGATTCACCACACCGGGCGGTAAGCCCGTTTGCTCGATCAGCCGCATCACCTTTTGCAGCGTCAGGGGCACTTTTTCCGACGGCTTCAGGATGTAGGTATTGCCGCAGGCGATCGCATAGGGCAGAAACCAAAAGGGAATCATGCCAGGAAAGTTAAACGGGGCGATCGCCGCACAAACGCCCAGCGGCTGGCGAATCATGAATTCATCAATGCCTCGCGCAATGTCTTCCGACACATCGCCCTGCATCAGCATGGGAATGCCGCAGGCCACTTCGACGTTTTCAATCGCCCGCTGCATCTCGGCTCTGGCTTCGGCATAGATCTTGCCGCACTCTAGCGTAATCGTCCGCGACAGGTCATCCAGGTTCTCTTCGAGCAGGCTCTTGAGCTTGAACAAATACTGAATGCGATCGCCCGCTGGCACGCGCCGCCAGGTTTGAAACGCCGCTGCTGCTGCCTGAGCCGCGTCATCCACCTCATGGGCGGGCGACAGGGGCACTTTCGCCAGCACCTCACAGGTGGCAGGATTCACCACATCTAAATAGTCGGTCGCTGCCGACGCGCACCACTGTCCATTGATATAGTTCTGCAATTGCTCTGCCATGCCGAAATGTCCTGCGTTTGATTCCTGCGTTCTGTTAGCGGTCTGCTCTTCAGGATAGCAGCGGGCGCAAGCCGGATAGGGAGTGGAGGGCGATCGCCCCGGCAAGCCAGAGTAAGAAAATGCGGCGAGTCAGGCTCAGGGCTTGCTGGATGCGTTCAGGCGTGATGGGACGCACGGGATCTGCCAACAGCGGCTTGTGGGTGAGGTTGCCGCGATAGGTGTTTTGTCCGCCGACCTGCACATCCAGCGCAGCGGCATAGGCGCATTCGCTCCATCCGGCGTTGGGGCTGGGGTCCTGGGGGGCATCGCGGCGGCAGCGCTCTAGCACATGGCGGGGTCTGCCAGAGAGCAGCGCAATCGTCACCACCGTGAGGCGACAGGGTAGCCAGGTCAGCAGGTCATCCAGGCGAGCGCTGGCCCAGCCCAAGTATGTGTAGGGGGCGGCTCTATAGCCCACCATCGAGTCGAGGGTGCTGGCGGCTTTGTAGCCCAGGGCTAGCGGCACGGGGCCAAGGGGGGTAACCGATCCGGCGATCGCCCAAAACAGCGGAGCCGTTACGCCGTCGGTGGCGTTTTCGGTCACGGTTTCCAGCACGGCGCGGAGAATTTCGGATTCTGGCAGGCTTTCTGTATCGCGCCCTACGTAGCGGCTGAGGTGCGATCGCGCTTCGGGTAAGTGGCCCGCTGCTAGGGGACGCAGCACGTCTGCTGCCGCATCGCGCAGGCTGCGCCCTGCAAAGCAACTGGCCAGCAGGATCGATTCGATCGCCAGTCCCAGGAATGGATGAACCGTGCGACTGAAGTCAACGATGAGCCAGCCAACAAAGCCGCTGCCGAGGACGAGGGCGATCGCCAGCAAAACCCCTGCCGCCCGCTGCCAGACCACCCGTTGCTGCACGGATTCTGGCTCCGTCGTCAGATGCAGCCCGTCCTGCACCCAGTGGCTATAGCGACCGATGGCCCAGCCCATCACCTGCACCGGATGCAGCCAGTTCCACGGGTCGCCAATCAAAAAGTCCAGCAGGGCGGCGATCGCCAGCGGCAGGGCAGGGTTTTCCAAAAAATTCACGATAATTATCAATCCAGCGGCTTCCTCTATTTTCGGAGGAATCTGCGCCCGTGGGAGCAAGGGGTTCAGAGGGGGCGATCGCCCTGAGGCTGCGACAGGGTGCGGTTCTGGTGGGCGGCTGGGAGGATTGGGAGAGGCGGGCGATCGCCAAAAGCAATCCCGTCCAGTGGTTCAGGCACTTTTTGTATTTTGTTCTTCTTTTTATAAAAAAGAGTTTTCAAAAGTCTTTGAGAAGGTTTTTGAAGACATCAAAGGCAGTCTGGCTCTGAAAGAAAATACAGGATGCTTTTTAGACTGTGTAGAACCGTTTAGAGACGTGAACTGATTTGTCAGACCCTTTCCTTTGGGCATTTGGCTCTTCATAATTCACACAGTAGCCGCGATTGCCGCTGCTACTTCTCTCCTCTCTCCAGTTTTCATCCCTTCACCAGGAGCTTGCCCGTGAAACTTGCGGTCTACGGAAAAGGTGGCATTGGTAAGTCCACCACCAGTTGCAATATCTCAGTTGCCCTTGCCCGTCGCGGCAAAAAGGTGCTGCAAATCGGCTGCGACCCCAAGCACGACAGCACCTTTACCCTCACGGGTTTCCTCATTCCCACCATCATCGACACGCTGCAAGAAAAGGACTATCACTACGAAGATGTGTGGCCCGAAGACGTGATCTACAAGGGCTACGGCGGCGTGGACTGCGTAGAGGCAGGCGGGCCGCCAGCAGGGGCGGGCTGCGGTGGCTACGTTGTCGGCGAAACTGTGAAGCTGCTCAAGGAGCTAAATGCCTTTGATGAGTACGATGTGATCTTATTCGACGTGCTGGGGGACGTGGTGTGTGGCGGGTTTGCTGCCCCGCTAAACTACGCTGACTATTGCATGATCGTCACCGACAACGGCTTCGACGCGCTGTTTGCCGCCAACCGCATCGCCGCCTCCGTCCGCGAAAAAGCCCGCACCCACCCGCTGCGCCTTGCTGGGCTGATCGGCAACCGCACCGCCAAGCGCGACCTGATTGATAAATACATCGAAGCCGTGCCCATGCCTGTCCTGGAGGTGCTGCCCCTGATCGAAGACA
The Thermoleptolyngbya sichuanensis A183 DNA segment above includes these coding regions:
- the bchL gene encoding ferredoxin:protochlorophyllide reductase (ATP-dependent) iron-sulfur ATP-binding protein, producing the protein MKLAVYGKGGIGKSTTSCNISVALARRGKKVLQIGCDPKHDSTFTLTGFLIPTIIDTLQEKDYHYEDVWPEDVIYKGYGGVDCVEAGGPPAGAGCGGYVVGETVKLLKELNAFDEYDVILFDVLGDVVCGGFAAPLNYADYCMIVTDNGFDALFAANRIAASVREKARTHPLRLAGLIGNRTAKRDLIDKYIEAVPMPVLEVLPLIEDIRVSRVKGKTLFEMAEKDPSLNYVCDYYLNIADQILARPEGVVPSDAPDRDLFSLLSDFYLNPKEAPKRAEEELDLMMV
- the cbiB gene encoding adenosylcobinamide-phosphate synthase CbiB produces the protein MNFLENPALPLAIAALLDFLIGDPWNWLHPVQVMGWAIGRYSHWVQDGLHLTTEPESVQQRVVWQRAAGVLLAIALVLGSGFVGWLIVDFSRTVHPFLGLAIESILLASCFAGRSLRDAAADVLRPLAAGHLPEARSHLSRYVGRDTESLPESEILRAVLETVTENATDGVTAPLFWAIAGSVTPLGPVPLALGYKAASTLDSMVGYRAAPYTYLGWASARLDDLLTWLPCRLTVVTIALLSGRPRHVLERCRRDAPQDPSPNAGWSECAYAAALDVQVGGQNTYRGNLTHKPLLADPVRPITPERIQQALSLTRRIFLLWLAGAIALHSLSGLRPLLS